From Zingiber officinale cultivar Zhangliang chromosome 5B, Zo_v1.1, whole genome shotgun sequence, the proteins below share one genomic window:
- the LOC121987029 gene encoding auxin-induced in root cultures protein 12-like codes for MVTGAHLNLALLFVFIAVSASVSAASRCSSTTFSADRTFAHCRDLPHLDSSLHWTYDSAARNLSIAFVATPASPEGWVAWAINPSGGGMRGSQALIGFHQANGSMGVKTYNITEYGPIAEGRIAFQTADLAAEFSGGTMRIFGKLVLPQGMSPTVKQVWQVGATVANGVPQRHEFDRENLEAVGLVDLSRGVFAQSPPPDPAPSTPASSGTSPPGAAAGGSPRTPASGCKNLNGISKPATLIILLAFGFLFI; via the exons ATGGTGACCGGAGCACACCTAAACCTCGCCCTCCTCTTCGTCTTCATCGCCGTATCCGCCTCCGTCTCCGCTGCCAGCCGGTGCTCCTCCACCACATTCTCCGCGGACCGCACTTTCGCGCACTGCCGCGATCTTCCGCACCTCGACTCCTCCCTTCACTGGACCTACGACTCCGCCGCCCGAAACCTCTCGATCGCCTTCGTCGCGACGCCTGCATCGCCGGAGGGGTGGGTGGCGTGGGCTATCAACCCTTCCGGAGGCGGCATGAGGGggagccaggccctgatcggctTCCACCAGGCCAACGGGTCGATGGGCGTGAAGACCTACAACATCACCGAGTACGGCCCGATAGCCGAGGGGCGGATCGCCTTCCAGACGGCCGATCTGGCCGCGGAGTTCTCCGGCGGGACGATGCGGATCTTCGGGAAGTTGGTGCTGCCCCAGGGGATGTCGCCGACGGTGAAGCAGGTGTGGCAGGTGGGGGCGACGGTTGCGAACGGCGTGCCGCAGAGGCATGAGTTCGATCGCGAGAACTTGGAGGCGGTGGGGTTGGTGGATCTCAGCAGGGGAGTGTTTGCACAGTCTCCTCCTCCGGATCCGGCGCCAAGTACTCCCGCTTCCAGCGGCACCTCCCCTCCCGGCGCCGCCGCCGGCGGCTCCCCTCGTACCCCCGCTTCGGGATGCAAAAAC TTGAATGGAATTAGCAAGCCTGCCACGCTGATTATTTTGCTTGCATTTGGATTTCTATTTATATAG